The sequence ttgtatttttcagcattGCATTACTTCCCTGAGTATCAGTGGCTGGTGGATTTTACTGTTGCAGCTACAGTTGTGTATGTGGTGACTGAAGCCTATTACAGTATTGTGAAGCCCTCACAGGAAATGAATATCAGTGTAGTGTGGTGTCTGCTTGTCTTGGCGTTTGCAGTgtatccttttctgttttcttaaatcaTTCTATCAGTTCCAAATAGCTTACATCGTTTTGCAATTCATAGAAAGCTCTGAACTATTGGTTTGCagaatacataaatatttattgtttggAAAAAACGTTGTATAAGCTAGTGCTATTGTTAGGTAATGTATATGCTGTACATGCTCTCTGTACGTGGTGGTACCACCTGCTTGTAAACATTTATTCCAAActgtttatggaaaaaatacatgtacATTAACATAAAAGTCATACTCTTATGCAGTATGTGGCTGTTGTAGACCCAAGACATGTTAACAAATATATTGTTTTGCCCAGCCTTACAATGCATTTCTGTACAAATAGTATTTATAATTTTTGAAGAAACATGTGATTTACTGCCCACTTTTCTGGTATGTTTAGTCTGATACTGCCTTAACTAAATAATGTATGTAGTCATTTAGTTTAAAGTTTCATGCATGAATGCATAActctagatttttatttcttagatTCCATAGAAAATACAACGTGTAGGCAGCTGTAGGAGCGGAGATGGTACTGTGTTTTCAGTGATCTGTGGAAAGCTACACTTGCTTCTGGAAATAAgggaaacaaaagcagagtATTTTAGGAAACAGGCAATATCAAACCATAAAAGAAGCAActgttgcatttgtttttactgaataAAGCAGTATCAGATGTGGATGCTTGCACAGTAAGTAACTGCTTTCCACAGAACAAGCCAGGCTTTGGAGAGGAAAGTTGCCTTTTAAAGATGAGAGAGATGATGAAGCAAAGAAGTTGAGTAAGGTCCTGGAGGAGTGCAGGTCATGGGGAGGCAAgttagaaaatgaatttgtaCAACTTCTTTGTTCCCTCAGCAGCTGACAAGTGGTTGAAGTGTCAAGTTAGATACAACACTTGAATATTCAAAATCGATCCTTCTGTGGAAATGTCTTTTCAACACAGAGTCTTACAGtgatttctttgttgttttttttttttttttcttctgttagctGTAGCTGGTGGTGTTATTTATGTAAAACCTGAACTCTTGGTTATAACTCTCAGATATGACTTGGTTATATCTGGCTGACAGTTGTGGATATGCTtaatacttttctctttttgataTGTGTTAAAATAGATGCTGCCTTTACAATAAGGGCAGACATTCCTTTTCTGACTAACCTGAAGTATTAATGGTATGCAGAATTTTCCTTGTAATGAGTAAGAACTTCTTGGATGGCAGAGTCAATACAAATTCTGGAAAGAAGTGACTTGTCAGTAGCTTGCGTCCAGACCAAGTATTTCTCCATTGACTCTTATTTGTTAGTGGAAAGACCCATGGTACAAAAAGTGGTTTTCTGATCTGCTGGGTACTGACAAGAAGGTCTCTGCTGGCTCTTGTGCAACTTTTAATGACACATTAGCTATGTTATTAGGCAGTATTTTTTATTGGGTTGGATGAAGTCAGGAATTACAGTTTAGTCTCAGGAGACAGTCAGAGGGGGAGAGAGACAGAGGGAGACAGAGGCAGATGCTGCTTAAGAAATAATTAATGAAAGCCAACATCTTTGACTCCCATTTTGAGAATGAGGAAGAGGTTAATGAACGAATGGAAGACTTCAGATACTAAAGACAAGCACTCTTAGCTTACTTGCGGAGTGTTGGGTTTATGTTTCATTAGTGACAGAATGTGGGTGAGGGTAGGGTAAGACAGGATTGAGAGATGGTCCATCTTAATAATTCCATGTTTAAATTGCTGTACTTGTACaagtatttaaaattcattgttGAGAACAACTGACAATGTCAAATTATTCAGTTGTAAGACTTTAAATAGGTGTTGTACTCAACCCTTTCCCTTGAAAGGGCAAGGTATTTAGGAGAATTTATATGGTATAGGATAAATGAGATACTTCCCAGCTGCAAAACTGCCTTTCATCTTAAAACATTTAAGTAACCCGATTTCATTTGTAGATTAGGAAACCTGACTGGCTTCTTTTGGAAAATGTATCAGTGGCCGTATCAAAGGAAAGCAACAGCCTTTTTTTAACTTGACTCAAGGTTTATATAGAGAAACTCAGTCATCAGACCTTGAAATAACCTCTGGAaactataattttttttttcagtatacaTGCAGTTAGAAATAATAtagaagtttgttttttctcctgtgaatCCAAcaattttatgaattttattaGGAACTGGAGATGGATCTTTTTCTCTACAGCCATGTGCATAAATACCAGTGGACTGTATCATTTGAAAATTCCAGAATTTTATCAActtaaaagataaatttatttttctaaaaaatacatGCTTCAGTTCTAcaagcatgttttcttttgagaccaaaataaagaaattggagggggggaaggaatCTCTTAATTTAGCACAGTATTCTCCTGAATTATTGTTTCAGTAGGTCCTGAAGCATAGGGCAAGCACTGAAAGGAAGTCATAAATAGTACTCAGAtttctgttctgtaattctTTGATTTTCTCTGTTCCTAAAACAGCTGAATAATCACCTCTGTTGCCTAACAGAGCGTTTCAGTCACACTTAATTTGCGTAATCCTTAATTTTACGTACAGGGAACTGAATCTGCAGTAGAATTGGAATTTACTAtcaggatgcttttttttttctttcttctagctACTTTAGGCAGAACCCGTAgttgaaaacatgaaatagggtgttttaaaatctgtttatagGTTAGTACTCTTTATCACAAACTTTATGAAGTACTTTGGATAACTGTGAGATTTGAAATAAGtgtattttcaatttattcTGGATATCCCTACCTGTAAAAAGGCACTTGgtttaagaattatttttggtGAAATATATCAAAgttgcattttggaaaaaacGTTTACAAGGTTGTGAATTATCTTGGCCtaacttatatttaaaaatcatcctGACGCTCTTTTAATGGTCGCTGTTAGAAACACAGCTTTCTAAAACAGTCTGTGTAAGCTGTTAAGCATCTCTTTTTAGGATGAGGTCTTCCTTTAGACACAGGTATGAGATACCATATCAGTAAAGTTTGAAGGGAGCTTAAGTTAATTACTCTGAACTTAAGAGTTGTTAGATGTTGTGCTTAGGCCAACTTACTGTTTATATGAGCTTATTgctatattttattatttcatactGCTGAGATATGCAGTATTGCATATTGAGAtaattaatgaaataatgaaatacaacGGCATATATGCTAAATATGTGCTGTTTAACGAAGTGCAATATTGCATAATTACCTATTTTTTTGAGATACTAATGactgtttaaatgttttattgaaTAGATAactctaaaatgtattttcacatAATCTACATCTTAAAGTACTTCCggtatttaaagaaatgcaaatatagaTGATTGTTATTgtgtagtggaaaaaaaaacaatatatgaAAAGATCAAAGtctcttttttgccttttttttttttctaaggagGTAATGTCTGGAGTGATGTCTCAGTAGTTTATTTAAGCATGAACTGGATAATACCTGTCacttgggggaagaaaaattaaaatacagtggGCTTTAGCTTGTAGTAATAAGTGTTGGCAATACACTACAGAAATTTTAgttatcttctgttttgttttggagctAATTATGTTTAGAAATGCATAGCTCAATAAGCACTAAAAACAGTTTGATAACAGAGCAGGTGGCTTAGATGTTAATATTTGTGACACTGGGGTTACATGAAAAGACTAAATATATCATACCAGActtgctagatttttttttttcaaaatgagaatggcatagttttttcttttgtatataGTACTAAATATGCtgttattttattgtgtttgaTAGTTGAGAAATctcacacacatgcatgtgGAAGTTGAGAAACACAAGTGtcatcttttcatattttttctgcttagTAAAAGTCGTCTCACAATATAAGCAGCAGTCCTGTGGCACTTGTCATGATTTCTTGTAAGGCAGAAGACAAACACATACTTCTCGTGAGTAGAAATTCTCTCCTTTtagaaatgagagaaatttTATCCCATTATTGGTAGAAGTGCTTGTTGGAGCATCCTGTGCCTTGCTGTTTTCATGTACACTGTAGAGTTGTGTGTCCTGGAAGaatatttaagaatttaaggcttttgacaccgttccccacaacattctcctcaagaaactggctgctcgtggcttggactggcgtacgcttcgctgggttagaaactggctggatggccgggcccagagagttgtggtgaatggagtcaaatctggttggaggccggtcactagtggagtcccccagggctcggtactggggccggtcctctttaatatctttatcgatgatctggatgagggcgtccagtgcaccctcagtaagtttgcagatgacaccaagctaagtgcgtgtgtcgatctgctcgagggcaggaaggctctgcaggaggatctggataggctggagcgatgggctgaggtcaactgcatgaagttcaacaaggccaagtgccgggtcctgcacctgggctgcaacaaccccaagcagagctacaggctgggagatgagtggctggaaagctgcctggccgagaaggacctgggagtattggtggatagtcggctgaatatgagccagcagtgtgctcaggtggccaagaaggccaacggcatcctggcctgtataagaagcagtgtggccagcaggtcgagggaagtgattgtgcccctgtactcggctctggtgaggccgcacctcgagtactgtgttcagttttgggcccctcgctacagaaaggacatggacgtgctcgagcgagtccagagaagggcgaccaagctggtgaggggtctggagaacaagtcttacgaggagcggctgagggagctgggcttgttcagcctggagaagaggaggctcaggggcgacctcatcgctctctacagttacctgaaaggaggctgtagagaggtgggggttggtctattctcccacgtgcctagtgacaggacgagggggaatgggctaaagttgcgacaggggagttttaggttggatgttaggaagtacttctttaccgaaagggttattaagcattggaacgggctgcccagggaggtggtggagtcaccatccctggaggtctttaaaagacgtttagatgtagagcttagggatatggtttagtggagtacttagtgttaggtcggaggttggactcgatgatcttgaggtctcttccaacctagagaaatctgtgaatctgtgaatatCTGTGGCTCATCTCTggttaaaaacatatttattcacTTCCGTGCGATTACAGTTATTGCATTCAGAAGtaagattttgatttttgaaattGGCATGTATTAAATCTTGAATTATGTAGTTAGGAATACTTTTCATTTGGGCTGATATTTTACGTTGAAGATAacgattgttttatttttggtttcttaaatatgttttggtTTCTAAAATTCTTAAATGTAGTTATTTTACAAACTTAATTTTCCTTGACCTTTTTCTTGTGTAGTAAGGTACTGTTTTCATTGACCACCCATTATTTCAAAGTGGAAGAAGGAGGTGAAAGATCAGTCTGCGTCACctttggctttttcttctttgtgaaaGCAATGGCAATTTTGATTGTGACGGAAAACTATCTAGAGTTTGGGCTGGAATCAGGTAACTCCtttctttagtgttttttttaacgGCCTTATTCATTGCATGACTGGAAAAATGATTTCAAGTCTCTTAGGAATTTTTGAGAAACACCTATGTTAATATTAACTCTATATGTGATGCACTTGCTTTGGAATACGTACTCTTAAAGATATCCTGtatgtttttcctgctttgttttaaatattgtgaTATTAATGGGTTGTTTGTTTATATTCACCTTCCAGGCAAGGTTGTTTCCTTATCTTTGCCTTATTTTTGACCTGTTTTGCCTTGCATAGTAAAGTGAAGatctactgagaaaaaaaaaaagtacttagtTCATCAATTGATTTTGATATTTGTACATTTCATGACCATGaattaaaagatgttttcaaagACTGAAAGAATTATGATAGCATATgagtacttttaaaaagatgtcCTGTTATGTAGCGTTTTATTTCAAGGGATTCTGTGTCTGTAttgttataaaatacatataatgtATGTGTCTCTGCAGGATTCTCAAATTTCTCGGAAAGTGCTATGCAGTTTCTTGAAAAGCAGGGTTTGGAATCACAGTAAGTTTTTGGAAATACATTGATTTgcattatatttacatttatagcTGAACCACTTGGATTTTCTTAGCAAGCATTTGTCTCACATGCTTTGCTCTGGTACATGCTTACAGTCCCTCTAAAAATGTGAAGAGGTGAAAATTATTAGTGAAAGTTCTTTCTTAGTATTCATAAGTATCttgttgcatttttgttttctctttttagtttGGACATAGTTTCTACACTGAtactttgaaaggaaaaaaaatcaaaactgtaaacatttttttcaaggtaACTCTTAGACAGTACTTCAGTTTTGCAAAGATTGgttaaaacagaagataaacttctttttgctgttcctcTGGTATGCAAGAGAGTAAGCGTTCAAAAGCTTCAGACGGAGCTTGCAGTAAAGCTGGCACTAGGAGTAAAGTTTGTCTTTCAGTCACATTTTCAAGTTATAATAGTGTTTTCCTCTTACACAAATACATCTGCTTGCTATAGGATATCCAAGTTTTGTTTAGACTGTCACAGAAAGGTGTTGTTGCTTGTGATGTTGCTTCTATATACAGTTGCTGTTACAGGCAGCTTTTGTGTATTGTAAAATGGACTTCTGCTACAACACAGTTCTTGCACAACGGCTCTAACATGCGTTTATGGGGTATGTCACTACTGTGGGAGCTCAGCTTTGAATTTCTTGCTTGGAAGTTCTCAAGTACCATGCCAGAACTATGGggtttctttatttctgaagaacagaagtCTCAAATTTTGCCTACTTAGAAAAGGTAGCATTTCTAGATACGAATAATCTAATGAAAAACCCTTAACTGAATCCTGTGTGTTTCATAACCTTTCTTCACTCTGGTTTTCCTAAGCTACTGCAAGTTTTCTAACTTCTGTATTAATTTTCCTGTtagtgttcatttattttttaaactttttgcaGTGCTTCGGCTGTTTACAGCAGTGATTGAGTTCACGATGGTGTCTCTTGGTAGTTTAAGTGATGTAGGCTAACTACCAATCTAAAGCTCACATGGATAACTAgaattggttttgtttctctttaatcCATTTATATGTCACTTGTTTTTTGTGTATAATCTAGTGTTTATTAATTCCATAATTCATTTCATCCTGGGTACTTTTTTCTGTACTTGCTACTTAATGCataattcattaaaacaaacagcattagTCACTTGGAAGAGACACGTTAATTGGACACATGTATGTTTTTTATAAATTTGTGGAAAACTGCAGCAATAATTTTGACAGAGCTTTTTAATGGATAAAAGCAGAATGCAGGTAGTATATCATAAAagtattcattttgtttttgatcATTTAAACCTGTAATATATATGTTCCTCTGTTAGAAAAATAACCACTGAATTCATTCCAGTAGCTTACACAGTTTGTTGTTAATTACAATATaaaatcactcttttttttgttttgctctacTAACAGGTTTAACATCTTGTAGGAAGTGGCTTAGGTTTGCTATTCACTTTAGTAGTTAACCAGGTGACTTGCTTGTTTTTGATTTTAGTTCCTGAATGGTTGTAGTGATTCTAGAGTAAAACTGTAGAACACTTTTTGATTAAATATTAGTTACTGTTGAGTTGAAAGTAATCTCTGATACCCCGCCCATCAACTTCCTCCCCAAGAAAAtgcttatttcctttcttttcttttagggGTCCTGTGTCTAAACTAACCTTCAAATTGTTCCTGGCTGTTCTGTGTTCACTTATTGGTGCTTTTTTGACATTCCCTGGCTTGCGACTGGCTCAAATGCATCTGGATGCTCTGAATttagcaacagaaaaaataacacagtAAGAGAAAATATATGCACATAGGTATATGCTACTCAGTCTTAAATCTTTaatgtctgaaaataaacattccACACTATTCCAACAAGAAGGTAGGGACTAGGATTTCTGCCGCTGCCTGCTTCTTTTATCTCCAGCAGACTTGCCACCTGCCAACTTTCTGGTCAACCTGTGCTCTGCCAGTCTTAACTTCTTTGCCTCATAACTAGAGTCCCAGTTACAGGAtcattcctctcctttccttctgtgaGAACTCCACCAGGAATTGTTTGTTTACTGATGCCTTTCCCCCATCATGTCTCTTTGGAAGTTCAGATAAATGTCTGGAAGAAGGGATGCAGCTGTAGACTTTTTTCATTCACACCCCTCCCCAGCTAGAATGGCATCATGCTTTTGTTAATAAATTTAGGAGAGATCTgaggcaaaacaaacacacaaccccccaaaacctgaaagaaaaaatagcttcaGAAAGGGAGTAAAgtggaaaaatgtttaaagagaaTCTAAATCTCAATGAAAACTCTGTtaacaaattttgaaattacAGTAGCATACAGAAATTTGTTGAAATTTTTATAACtttaaatgaaagtaaaatttatttttttcattatttctgtgcttcttaCATTATGATGACCCAGATATTTAATAAGGGTCAGACTTTAATACCagtttaaaggaatattttaattttcaactgCTCTTGAGTTTGGtagtaaaatgttttctcagaTTTAACTATCTTTTCAGCATTCTCTGGTTGAGGGAAAAACTCCAAATGCCTTTGATCCTGACCTTTGATATCTAATAGATGTTAATGGCATGGATGGAAGCTGTGGCATAGGCCATTGTGATTATTTAGTCTGGCCACTGCTAAGAGAAtgatattttctaaaatgaaaattatttatgcATAAActtagatcttttttttccaacaaattCCCAGCTTAAGAAATTAATCTGTGTTTAAAGAGGGTCCTCCTCTCTTGGTGAATTGTTAACTAAGTACCCTGTGATAGATTTGAGCTTATTGTAGTTTGAATACGTCCAGTTAGAACTGCAGGCTGTTGGCTTCTGTTTTATCTGCTGTTAAGTTTCTGTCTATGTGTAGGCTGTGACCAAGTCAGCTCTTAATCTATTCTTTTTGGCTAAATAAACTgcttagtttttcatttttacatgtataaatattttaaaatttcttgtgCCTTTTCTGTGACTGTGCTATAATTTTCCAAAGTCTTCCTTGATCTATGGACATGAGATTCTAggcagaaatatgaaatatctgAAACAGGACATCATTTAATCAACAACTGAAAGGTTAATTGATAATCACTAGTATGGGGTcgtgaaaaataaatcttgtctAACAAGACAGGATTATATTCAACTGATTGTTGAAGATAACATTGTGCAGCACCgagcaaattattttcagaagtctgGCAATACTTTGTCTGTTCAAGTGGaacaatataaaacaaacaaacaaaccactcCACTGAATGGATTAAAACTTGGTCAGACATCAGTGTAATTAAGTAATGCAATTAGAAACAAAGAAGCATCGCTGAGAGATAGCTTTGAATGGGCCTGAAGAGATCAGTATTTGCCCTTAGCAATGTGTTTTTAGCAGCGGGTAGATCATTATTGACTGTTTGCAGTAGTTTGACAGTGACTAAAGGGGAATAGTAAATGAGGATGACGTGTCATTGATACAGAGCTCTCTAATTTAGGTGCAGGAAAACAATGcctttttctgcagtaaaataGAAGCTCAtacttctgcaaaagaaaacatagggGACAAGCTGtaattgcagaatgtgaaaCTTAGAGAAAACAGTTATTCCCATCCGCCAAAAATGTAAATGGTGAGCTGCTGCTTCAACAGCATGGTCAAAATGATTAAGATGATTCGTCTGTATATACAGAAAGAGTAAATGTTGGGGAAGaacggaaaaaaaataatccgaTGTCACTTTTAATTTTAGTAGTTTGATTTTAGTTTAGCAGCAATATGCTTCCCTGTATATGTTTTGGAGTCGTCCTAATCAATTTGTACCGTTTTCCTACACGTTCACTCATTTTCCAGAGCATACTTTGAGAGTCCTTTAGCCTTTCTCCCTCAGATAAACAGATGAGGGTTCATGCCACCATTTGGCACGTTCCAATCCATTAACCCAGTAAGGATGCCTTAAGTACCTAGAAGCTCAGGTGAAATCCTTTCACAAGTTACTGAAATGCTTTGGACTCTTCCTTGGTGCTGTCGAGTTCCCTAGCAACACTGGATAACTCTCAGTGCttatttctttatctgaaaCTAATGGTTTAAATGCTGAGGTGACATCTGAAACGCACAAACATTTTAATGGGTTTAGGAAATTTGATTGTTTGAAATCAATAGAGTCTTGTGTTTTCAGAATAACTTTGGATTATCTCATATTTTCTGTAGTATAGAACTGTCCTTGGAGATGGCTCTACAGACAAGCCAATTCTGTTAGTGAGGAAGCATTGCGTTAACAAAAACACCAGATTTACAGCACTGTAAACAGTTTcataactgtttttgttttatttggataACACAAACTGATCGATATAGTGGGGTTCAGACTGTTCCTAGGAGTGGAATGAAGAAAGGTAGTTAATTTCAGGAAAAACTCCAGAAAAAGTCTCCACTTTCACCTTTTAAATTCTATTGTCTCTTTTGTACTCAAAGAACTCCTTTTACATTAACAGTGTGGTTTCATGCAGAGCTGTTAAAATggagtagctttttttttttttttgtaggagtATCTTTAATTGAATGTAAATACCAAGTTTCATTTAGTCAAGGTTCCTAAGAAAATTCTTCATTAAGCTGGGTATTCTGACCTCTGAGAACTTTTTCCCCTGGTCTGCATAGATAATGGAAATTAATCTGAGTGcctttttaataaagcaaaaaaaaatcttaatatagCAGCATATTTTCATAATTATCCGAGATGTTGGCTGTCTAGATTAAAACTAATAGCTACTGCAGTTTGGCATTATGCTATTGTATGGAAATTTTCAACAACTGTCTTTTACTATAGTGTGGTATAATAAAATGCATGTAGTTCTTTTGATTAGATTGTTAGAATATCTAAAATGTATTCCAAAGAGAACTTTTAAAATCACGGTCAGTGTGATTTCACAGTATGTaatattactgtttttttgaaGTGTAAGTCATACTTCTAAATATACGGAAGTAATTTTATTAGTTATCTTTTCCCATCTATATTAAAGTTTGGATTAATCCTTGTGAATCCGTATCACCGGTTTCAACAGTATGGTAATTGTTTGCATTTAATAAcatccccccttttttttttcttctttcagaacGTTGCTACATATAAACTTCTTGGCACCTCTAGTTATGGTTCTTCTGTGGGTAAAACCAATCACTAAGGACTACATTATGAACCCGCCTTTGGGCAAAGAGAGCATACCTTTGTAAGATTccctttaaaaattctttctggGGTTTTGAGGACAAAGCCGTAAGTCTAAGTAGTGCCCTGTGAAAGTTTTAGCAACGTGAAAGACTAAAAATTGAATAGCATCCTTCATTAAAGGTATTGTGGAAGTTACAGCTGAGCTCTAAAAGGCTTCTGTTGTATTAGAAGAATGAGTCACGGTGTTGAATGCTAAGGTGGTGGTTCTGAAAGAGCTGCTATCTTCTCTCATCTCTTTGGTAGAGTAAGGGGTTGTGCTTTATAGGGCTGAAATACCGCCTAGGGTTGTACTCTGGCAAGGTATCTAAGGCATCTGAAGTACACATTTGATGTATGGAACTGTGCATCTCAAAGCCTGCAGTTACCTGAAAGAGTTGCTTTTAGCATCCTGTCTTCATACTCAAATGCAAGCACTTAAGAGCTGTTACTGTTTACAAACAGATGGATACTAATTTGGATCTAATGTTGTAAAAGGGCTACTAAGAAGTAACAGTAAAGAGATAATCAGGGGTGGGAGTGAATATTACTTGTACACAATCTTCGTAACTGTGGACTGTGCATTAAGTATTTTTGACAATATGCTTGAAGCTTTCTTTATGGAAGATACGAGCAAATAACTCTGCAGCAATAGGTGACCTTTGGAAAACAGTATTACcctttttttaatctacagAATGTCAGAAGATACATTTGACACCATGAGGTTGTGGATTATAATCCTGTTGTGTGCTCTGCGGTTGGCTATGATGCGCAGTCATTTGCAGGCCTATCTGAATCTAGCCCAGAAAAGCGTGGATCAGATGAAAAAGGAAGCTGGCAGAATAAGTACAGTTGATTTACAAAAAATGGTAAGTGTAGTGGGACTATGGTTACATATTCAGAGAGATTGCTCTGGTCagattctgttttttcctgtttgttgtGTTGTATTTTCATTCAGCTTTAGCTCTGGTGCCTAGACTATATTTCCTATCAGAAAAACACTGTTACTGAGAAATTCTGTAAACCAAAATATGGAGAGCTGTGTGATCTATTTTATGCAAACACGTTGTCTTAAGCTATTCATCCATTGTTGGAAGATACCTCTTCATGAAGTGTCCTTTACAATACTGTGGCAAGCATTTTGCTTCTTGGTGTATTCCTGTTCAGCATGAGAATAACCTGGGGAGTGAGTGCACAGAATGTGTGGCGATTTGTTGCTACAATATAAGGGGAGGAAGACGGGGACAGTCTGGTTTAGATAGAAGGGCAAAATACTGTTACCTAGTTcaaactgtgatttttaaattgcagcaaAATTTAAGATAGGATAGTTATATTTCAGGATTAAATAAGACACATTCAGTTCTGTAAGGCCACCCTGAAATGTACTAGCCTAGCT is a genomic window of Anser cygnoides isolate HZ-2024a breed goose chromosome Z, Taihu_goose_T2T_genome, whole genome shotgun sequence containing:
- the TMEM161B gene encoding transmembrane protein 161B isoform X1, which gives rise to MGVIGVQLVVTMVMASVIQKIIPHYSLARWLLCSGSLRWYQHPTEEELRILAGKQRGKSKKDRKYNGHIENKPLTIPKDIDLHLETKSVTERDTIALHYFPEYQWLVDFTVAATVVYVVTEAYYSIVKPSQEMNISVVWCLLVLAFAVKVLFSLTTHYFKVEEGGERSVCVTFGFFFFVKAMAILIVTENYLEFGLESGFSNFSESAMQFLEKQGLESQGPVSKLTFKLFLAVLCSLIGAFLTFPGLRLAQMHLDALNLATEKITQTLLHINFLAPLVMVLLWVKPITKDYIMNPPLGKESIPLMSEDTFDTMRLWIIILLCALRLAMMRSHLQAYLNLAQKSVDQMKKEAGRISTVDLQKMVARVFYYLCVIALQYVAPLVMLLHTTLLLKTLGNYSWGIYPELNSDTPVENNLLPNSVYSESPPADGKMKVTVVQITMALGSLKNIFTPLLFRGLLSFLTWWVAACLFSTSLFGLFYHQYLTVA
- the TMEM161B gene encoding transmembrane protein 161B isoform X2 → MGVIGVQLVVTMVMASVIQKIIPHYSLARWLLCSGSLRWYQHPTEEELRILAGKQRGKSKKDRKYNGHIENKPLTIPKDIDLHLETKSVTERDTIALHYFPEYQWLVDFTVAATVVYVVTEAYYSIVKPSQEMNISVVWCLLVLAFAVKVLFSLTTHYFKVEEGGERSVCVTFGFFFFVKAMAILIVTENYLEFGLESGFSNFSESAMQFLEKQGLESQTLLHINFLAPLVMVLLWVKPITKDYIMNPPLGKESIPLMSEDTFDTMRLWIIILLCALRLAMMRSHLQAYLNLAQKSVDQMKKEAGRISTVDLQKMVARVFYYLCVIALQYVAPLVMLLHTTLLLKTLGNYSWGIYPELNSDTPVENNLLPNSVYSESPPADGKMKVTVVQITMALGSLKNIFTPLLFRGLLSFLTWWVAACLFSTSLFGLFYHQYLTVA
- the TMEM161B gene encoding transmembrane protein 161B isoform X3, which translates into the protein MNISVVWCLLVLAFAVKVLFSLTTHYFKVEEGGERSVCVTFGFFFFVKAMAILIVTENYLEFGLESGFSNFSESAMQFLEKQGLESQGPVSKLTFKLFLAVLCSLIGAFLTFPGLRLAQMHLDALNLATEKITQTLLHINFLAPLVMVLLWVKPITKDYIMNPPLGKESIPLMSEDTFDTMRLWIIILLCALRLAMMRSHLQAYLNLAQKSVDQMKKEAGRISTVDLQKMVARVFYYLCVIALQYVAPLVMLLHTTLLLKTLGNYSWGIYPELNSDTPVENNLLPNSVYSESPPADGKMKVTVVQITMALGSLKNIFTPLLFRGLLSFLTWWVAACLFSTSLFGLFYHQYLTVA